A region of Sphingobium amiense DNA encodes the following proteins:
- a CDS encoding DUF1971 domain-containing protein: MPDILPYRSTPVFDQDTLPAALRARHDTKAGVWGLIRVLEGELRLTYLDPPSEVVLTPERPGLILPQQPHFVTPIGAMKMRVDFYDQPPGA; encoded by the coding sequence ATGCCTGACATTCTACCCTATCGTTCGACGCCGGTGTTCGATCAGGACACGCTCCCGGCCGCCCTGCGGGCACGCCATGATACCAAGGCGGGTGTCTGGGGTTTGATCCGCGTTCTGGAGGGTGAGCTTCGGCTGACCTATCTCGATCCACCGTCGGAGGTTGTCCTGACGCCCGAACGGCCCGGATTGATCTTGCCGCAGCAGCCGCACTTCGTGACGCCCATCGGCGCCATGAAAATGCGGGTCGATTTCTATGATCAGCCGCCCGGCGCCTGA
- a CDS encoding Rrf2 family transcriptional regulator has translation MKLTLFTDYSMRVLLYLGARPDRLCSIGEVAQAYGISQNHLMKVVNQLARSGDVESVRGRSGGIRLGRPPEEINIGALIRQTEDGFDLVDCGGCVVAPACGLTGVLKEALGAFLAVLDRYTLADLLTKRRDLASLFERNAADRFETPAAPDG, from the coding sequence ATGAAACTGACCCTGTTCACCGACTATTCGATGCGCGTGCTGCTCTATCTGGGCGCGCGGCCTGACCGCCTGTGCTCGATCGGTGAGGTCGCGCAGGCCTACGGAATCTCGCAGAATCACTTGATGAAGGTGGTGAACCAACTCGCACGCAGTGGTGATGTGGAGAGTGTGCGTGGACGGTCGGGCGGCATCCGCCTGGGGCGGCCGCCCGAAGAGATCAACATCGGCGCACTCATACGCCAGACCGAGGACGGCTTCGATCTCGTTGACTGCGGCGGATGCGTGGTCGCGCCTGCATGTGGGCTGACGGGCGTGCTGAAGGAGGCGCTCGGCGCGTTCCTGGCGGTACTTGACCGCTATACGCTTGCCGACCTGCTGACGAAGCGGCGAGATCTCGCGTCGCTCTTCGAGCGTAACGCGGCCGATCGGTTCGAAACCCCTGCGGCGCCAGATGGATGA
- a CDS encoding cupin domain-containing protein has protein sequence MALHHAAPGEVVDLLPENVTTHEEHSTAIVKADHFETIRLVIPSGTEMRQHQVPGSIMLHCLEGHVKVELSASSIELRRNQWVYLEGGAPHSVKGAENSVLLLTILFPPVEGSQAKAGAETLAVDAYDDCDCVDRWEAEGGPVVQSDQPAPRKN, from the coding sequence ATGGCCCTTCACCACGCAGCGCCCGGAGAAGTCGTCGATCTCTTGCCCGAGAACGTGACGACACATGAAGAACATTCCACAGCGATCGTGAAGGCGGACCATTTCGAAACCATCCGGCTGGTGATCCCGAGCGGCACCGAAATGCGCCAGCATCAGGTGCCGGGCAGCATCATGCTGCATTGCCTCGAGGGCCATGTGAAAGTCGAGCTCAGCGCAAGCTCGATCGAACTGCGGCGTAACCAGTGGGTCTATCTCGAAGGAGGCGCGCCGCACTCGGTCAAGGGCGCGGAAAACTCTGTGCTGCTTCTGACGATCCTCTTTCCGCCTGTAGAAGGATCACAGGCAAAAGCCGGCGCCGAGACCTTGGCGGTCGATGCCTATGACGATTGCGACTGTGTCGACCGGTGGGAAGCGGAAGGCGGTCCGGTCGTTCAATCGGATCAGCCTGCCCCCAGGAAGAATTGA
- a CDS encoding group III truncated hemoglobin: protein MTELELKDEALKQLVDAFYARVRADADLGPIFNDAIDDWPEHLEKLAAFWSSVMLASGRYKGQPVPAHLKHRSRITPALFDRWLALWDCTTNEMMAPDAAAALQAKAKRIAESLQLAMFFRLDRPSVADGEAGSIHCERRVPTHA, encoded by the coding sequence ATGACCGAGCTGGAACTGAAGGATGAGGCGCTCAAGCAGCTTGTCGACGCCTTCTACGCGCGCGTTCGCGCAGATGCCGACCTGGGGCCGATTTTCAACGACGCGATCGATGACTGGCCGGAACATCTCGAAAAGCTGGCGGCGTTCTGGTCATCCGTCATGCTCGCCAGTGGCCGATACAAGGGCCAGCCCGTGCCAGCGCACCTGAAGCACAGGTCGAGGATAACGCCAGCGCTTTTCGACCGCTGGCTCGCGCTGTGGGACTGTACGACAAACGAGATGATGGCGCCCGACGCAGCTGCGGCTCTGCAGGCGAAAGCGAAGCGGATTGCCGAGAGCCTGCAGCTTGCCATGTTTTTTCGGCTCGATCGGCCAAGCGTCGCTGACGGCGAGGCCGGGTCCATTCATTGCGAACGGCGAGTACCCACCCATGCCTGA